ACCCAGTAGCTATCCTCTGACACATGCTAGTGCCCTTCGCGGTGAATTCAAAAGCCCCAGTTCTCACTTTGGTGTTGTCCATGAGCTGCAATTAAGCAACTTTTATAGGGTATTGAGCGTTTTAGCTGCTTTTCCTCTGGAGTCGAGGCGGTGTTTATCACCAATTGATTTCGCATACACCCAAGAAGGCTTAACATGGTGTGATAGAGGGAATCGATCATTATTACGAACATGTTCAGCTCGATGGTTGAGTGCATGCCCGCGTCGCTCCTATCCAAGAAAAGGGGCAACTTACGTGCTGATAGAATAGCAGATGTTGAGGAAGCCAATTGGCTGTAGAATTCACGTGCAGGCTTGAATTCTACTCCTCGTGTTTTGCATTACATGATATGCTTTCTCGACATGTTATCTGATTGAGGCAAGGATTTCTGTCAGCATATGTTGGATGTGGATACTTAAATCCGTACAATTGATGTTATGTCCCAGGTATCATGGGTGTGAAGATAGGATTCctgtttcttcttgttttgagTGGTCTTGCAGCCCTCGATGCTAGGCAACTACCGCAGCAATCTTGAAGGTACTCATTCAGCTTGCTTTTGATTTaccttcatttatttttgcttgGTTTCTGGATCTTCCCCACAAGCGATAGGGACATTTGCTTCCCTGTGCTGAGCAAGGAGTTTCAGGAAATGCTTGTAATGAACAATTATTTCTGTCTGATATTAATATCAGAATATCATTTGCTATCTTTGACTGAAACTATATCAAGGTATTATTGGCATGTCATGGGCTGATAAAATTCTAGAAATAATGGCACAACTTGTTATGAGATGACATGAGCAAAACAGGTGCTACATGTGGATTACTGAGTCATGTTGATCACACCAGCTGCCGCTGAAAGGGTGGACGCACATTGTTCTCTTACGAATTTTCAAGAGCTATAATGTGATAGCTCGTGCAGCTTGTATATTTTGATGAACATTAGTTTGTGTCAGCTGACAAGGAAGCAACCTTAAAACACATGTGACTGATGCCAAGTCATTGTTAACATTCTTGCATTGTATGACAAGTTAAATGGCAAATATGTCCGAATGAATATTTGTTCCAAGTTTCATAGCAAATGTCTCACATGTTGATACATTAGCAACTGAATGATGCTTTTAAATTTTGTGGTCAGCTATCCAGTACCACATGCtggaaaagggaagttcaacgAATGGATATATGTGCGAGTGGTGCGAGGAGTACGCCGAATTGGCACTCAAATATCTGGCTGAGAATAAAACTCAATCTGAAATAGTTGAACTTCTTCACTTGACCTGCTCCCAAGTTCCGGTTTTCAAGGcagaggtctctctctctctctctctctctctctctctctctctctctctctctctctctctctctctaaccagTTGAAATTGTGGATTCCTATTACTGCCAGTTGTTACATTGCTTTAACCGCTTCTATGGCATCATGATTTCTATATGATTGTCATTCTCATCTGCAGTGCGTTGTTCTAGTGGATTACTATGCTCCAATCTTCTTCCTAGAGCTTTCTACAATTCAACCTGAAGAGCTCTGCAAGGATATCTCCGCCTGCAAATTAGCGGCAAGAGTTTCTCCAAAGCTTAAGGAAGATAGCTGTGAATTTTGCCATGATGCTGTTTCACAAGTCTTGGATAAGTTGAAAGACCCTGATACACAGGTTGGTACTTCTTGCATTATGGTAGTTTGTACGTATTGAGCAATCGTTGACAGCAGAAAGCCATTGTGTTCTTTTACTTGTCCCTGGTAAGGGACTACATCTATCGCTTAGCCACCTTCAGGCCCAAGGAAACAAGATAGAAACTTTCCTCCTTTTTACACTCCATGATTCTTGCCACTGAAATGACAACTAATACGATTCTCATGTTGACCTCAGATGGACATAATTGAACTACTCCTGAAGGCTTGTGATTCCCTTCAGAGCTACGAGGACAAGGTAAATCTGCTTTTCTTAAAGGCGAACGTGCACTCACACACACATTCGTGTATGGAAATGTTAGATACGCACAATATACTGCCCTTGGCCACGTCTGTTTCTTTTAATCCATGCTAGCATAGATTGGCTTTTCAACAAACCTTCCTAGGAGT
The sequence above is drawn from the Eucalyptus grandis isolate ANBG69807.140 chromosome 11, ASM1654582v1, whole genome shotgun sequence genome and encodes:
- the LOC104425099 gene encoding prosaposin yields the protein MLGNYRSNLEAIQYHMLEKGSSTNGYMCEWCEEYAELALKYLAENKTQSEIVELLHLTCSQVPVFKAECVVLVDYYAPIFFLELSTIQPEELCKDISACKLAARVSPKLKEDSCEFCHDAVSQVLDKLKDPDTQMDIIELLLKACDSLQSYEDKCKKMVFEYGPLILGNMEQILEGADVCSLLHLCTATEIKSEESVPTKEMPLLSDS